The Arachis ipaensis cultivar K30076 chromosome B07, Araip1.1, whole genome shotgun sequence genome includes a window with the following:
- the LOC107610099 gene encoding bifunctional nuclease 1, with protein MGSLNLKGPVVIPTVRAKVAGLCSVPLIGAMKAKCIRTEFWGLRCSRDKATVLSFHINMRKCKSKTVHCSFNSPSNGSGSTAENFDEKDEDYVNSSVVEAVEVRSGADGFMIKMRDGRHLRCIHNSPHGGLLPDYAPHPAIVLKMEDGTGLLLPIIVLEMPSVLLMAALRNVHIARPTLYQVVKEMIDKMGYEVRAVRVTKRVHEAYFAQLYISKVGNDSECTSFDLRPSDAINIAVRCKVPIQVNKYLAYSDGMRVIESGKLSTQSPGSDGPLFTELDRPSGKPCTETKEFNLLHNMLKAVVEERYQDAALWRDKLNQLRAGKNTNKRSWTL; from the exons ATGGGTTCTTTGAATCTGAAGGGACCGGTTGTGATCCCCACTGTTCGTGCCAAAGTAGCAGGGCTCTGCAGTGTTCCTTTAATTGGAGCAATGAAGGCTAAGTGTATTCGAACTGAATTTTGGGGACTCAGGTGTAGCAGAGATAAGGCCACTGTTCTTTCTTTCCATATAAACATGCGAAAGTGCAAGAGCAAGACTGTGCATTGCAGTTTCAACTCACCTTCAAATGGGAGCGGAAGTACGGCTGAGAATTTTGATGAAAAGGATGAAGATTATGTTAACTCTAGCGTGGTTGAAGCTG TTGAGGTGAGGAGTGGAGCAGATGGTTTCATGATCAAAATGAGGGATGGTAGGCACTTAAGATGCATCCATAACAGTCCTCATGGAGGGCTTCTTCCAGATTATGCCCCTCATCCTGCTATTGTGTTGAAGATGGAGGATGGGACTGGTTTACTTCTTCCTATTATTGTTT TGGAGATGCCAAGTGTCTTGCTAATGGCAGCCTTACGCAATGTTCATATA GCTAGACCTACTTTATATCAAGTAGTGAAGGAGATGATTGACAAGATGGGATACGAA GTTAGAGCTGTTAGAGTTACTAAGAGAGTTCATGAGGCATATTTTGCTCAGTTATATATTTCCAAG GTTGGAAATGATTCAGAATGTACGAGCTTTGACCTTCGACCTTCAGATGCTATCAACATTGCTGTGAGATGCAAG GTGCCAATACAAGTCAACAAGTACTTGGCATACAGTGATGGGATGAGAGTAATCGAATCAGGCAAACTATCAACACAGTCCCCTGGTTCAGATGGCCCATTGTTTACTGAACTGGACCG GCCAAGTGGTAAGCCTTGTACTGAAACCAAAGAATTCAATCTTTTGCACAACATGTTGAAAGCTGTTGTTGAAGAGCGCTATCAGGATGCTG CTTTATGGAGGGACAAACTTAATCAACTTAGGGCTGGGAAAAACACAAATAAAAG ATCCTGGACACTTTAA